ACCTTGCTCGTTTTGGAAGTGATAGAGAGCGACTTTGCCGATGGAGCGGACTTGGCCGTTTGTAAACTGCGCCAAGATATTTCCCGAATCGTTAGTGTAATAATCCTTTAAAATACCCTCGCGTACGCCGTCTTGCGCGATCGAGACACTTTTTGCTTGAGACGTGCTAGTGACGCCTGAGTAAATTTGACCCGCAGCCACAGGAGTGCCGAAGTCTAGCTTGATTTGCGAGCCGTTATTATCTAGAGCGCTTAAAGTAGAGCTAACAAGCCTACCTTCGTAATCAAAATTTAGCTCGCCGTTAGTATTTGAGACCACTGCGCCGCTTGCGTCTTTTACGATCGCCGCCGCATCCCAAACTGTACCGTTAGCGCCCTGAGGTATGCGTTTTGTTAGCGTTAGCTCAAGTTTATTTTTTGTGCCGTCTGCATTTAAAAGCTCGGTTACGAATTTTTCTTGATTTGCCGCTTCTTTAGTCGTGTTTATTTTTGCAGTCAAATTTGGGGCGGTCGTTAGGTCAAAATCCCTTTCAAATTTTTGACTTATGCTCCAGTTGCCGTTTTCGTCGATCGGAGCGCTAAATTCAGCCGTTTTGCCGTTCGCGTCGGTTGCCGTTACGGTTACTAGATCGCCTTTTCTAGGGCGGGTTATCGTATCGTCAGCCGTGACTCGTCCGCGTAAATTTATAGTTCTAGAGGGGTTATTTATGCTGCTATTATATGTAGCGTTATCGACTGGCAAAGTAACCGGCTCAGTTTTGAAAGACGAGTCGAGATTGCCTTTAAAAGTTACCTTCGACGTCGGTTTAGTCGGCAGATATAAAAACTCCGGTAGGCGAATCTTGCCCTGAGAGCCGATGTCGCCGACGTCAAGGTCGGTCGTATCGGCGCCTAGCGTGTAGGCCTGCGTGACGGCGGCTCGTCCGTTTACTCTACCGAAAGCCTCTATCGCGCCCTGACTTGGAGTTACCTGCGTTAGCGCATTTTGCGTTCCTAGTACGTAGTTGCCTTGATTTGTTACGAGATATCTTTCTTTATCGACGCCAAAGCTACCGGCGCGCGTATAGTAGGTACCGGAGCCGTTCGTTACGCCGAAAAATCCCTTGCCGCCGATCGCCATATCCAGGACGTTATCCGTTTTCATAAACGGGCCTTGCTTGTAAAAGCTAAGCGCCGTCGTCATGCCGGTGGCGCCGAGGCCGACTTGGTCTTGGGTAGGGTTGTTGCCCGCAGCAAAGGAGGTTTGATAAAAAATGCTCTTAAATTCCGGTATCGAAGCGGTAAAGCCGACGTTATTTATGTTGGCGATGTTGTTCGCCCATACGTCCATGCTAAACCCCTGGGTTCTGACGCCGCTAACGCCGTTATATAGGCTTCTTACCATGGATTTATCCTTTTGACGGCTCGGTAAATTCTTTTACTTTGTCGATGCTGACGTATTGTCCGCCGACCTTTACTTGCGCGACGCCGTCGATAAATTTGACGCCCTCTACTAGGTAGTTGCCTACGCCGCCGGTTTTGGCGCCGCCAGCGTGATCGACATAGTTTATCTCTACCGAGTAGGTGCCTGCTTTTGCGTCGTTGCCCGCGCTATCCTTGCCGTCCCACTCGAATGTATTGGCTCCGGCGCTAGCTTGGCCGAATTCTAGCTTTCTTACGAGTTTGCCGGTGCCGTCTTTGATATTTATTGTGCCGCCTTTTGCCGCGCTTTCTAAAAATCCCGCAAATTTGACGCCCGAGCCCTCTTCTTTTACGATACCGCTATCGCCGATTTTAGCCATCTTGCCTAGCACCCCGACGGCGTACATATTGGTGCTATTTTTTAGCTGATCAGCTAGCTTTTGCATCATTTTGTTCGTATTTTCTTGCATTTCAAGCGAGGCTAGCTGGCTAGTTTGAGTTAGCATTTTTTCCGTATCCATCGGACTTGTCGGGTCTTGATACTGAAGTTCGGTCAAAAGAAGTTTCATAAAAGCGTCCTTGTCTAGCTGGGCGTTTGGATTGGTGCCTGCGGCCTTTTGTAAGGCGTCCGCCGATTTTTTGGCGGCTTGGTTGTTTACCGTAAAGTTATTGGTTTCTAGTCCGTTTGACATCTTTTATCCTTTAAATTTTTATATCTCAAGCAAATTTGATTCCAAATTTACACATATCGTGGAACGACGAGCTCTAAACGAGGCGCGGACGGTTCGCTTTGCTCTGCGTCGTCGGAGCTAAATTTGGAGCCTTTGTAGCTCTTTTGCCCTTGCTCTTTTTTAGGCTGATTTTGATCGCTAAAGTTCATCTCAAGCTCGGTAAAACCCATGTTTACGAGGCTGTTTTTAAACTCGGCCTGATTTTGTAAAAATAGGTTCATCGTCTGCGTATTTGAGTTGAAATTTATATGCAGATTGTTGCCGCGATTTACCATCGTGATCTCGACCTCGCCCAAATTTAGCGGATTTAGCGTGATGTTAAAGCGCATGAAAGGCGATTTATATGCTGCGACTTGCTCTTTTAAATTTGAGCTAAAGTTATCAAACGTCTCGCGCACGGCCTGGAAATTTCTACTTTGCGCCTTGGCGTTTGAGATGACGTCTTTTACCATCGCGTTTAGTTCGCTGTTTTCGCCGTTATCGCTTTGGGTCTTGGTTAAAATTTGCTCTTCGGCGTTTTCGCGCTCGGGAAATAGCAAATTTTGTAAATTTATCTTTTTAGAGTCTTGGCCGAGCACTGATTTTTCGCTTTTTGCGGCGGTTAAATTTAGCTCGCTTTCGGCTTTAAGGTTTGGTTTCTCGTCTTTTAAATTTGTCTCTTTTTCGCCATCGTTTTTTACCGCTTCTTTTATGATTTTGGAGTTTTGAGCCAAATTTTGTGCGTCTTGCGCTTTTGCATTGGCGTCTTTGGGCTGGGCTTTGTTTTGCTCTTCTTGTACGGCGGCGAGTAGTTTATTTAGCGTATCTTTGGGTTCTGGCTCGCTTGCGCTTATCGTCTCTTCGACCTTGTTTTTTAGCTCGCTAAATGCGAAATTTTTCTTAGGAGTTACTGGTTCAAAGAAATCTTTTTTCGCCAAATTTGGAAATTTCTCACCCAGTTCGTCAGCCTGAGCTTGTGTTACTTCGATATTTTCTAGACCTAAATTTAGCTTATTTGCGATCTCTATTAGCTCGTTTAGATTTTTGGCTCCCCTTAGCTCGTTTAGCGTCGTTTCGCTTGAGAGTGCTTTGGCTAGGCGGTTTTCGAAATTTGGAAATTTGCTGATTTTTTCGCCGCCGCTAAGCATCTCTAAAATTTGCAAAAGCTGCATAAAAGTCGCGTTTTCAAATAAATTTTCTGCCGCTTCCTCGCCTAAAATTTCTTTTACGTCTGTGCTTTGTATGGGCGCTTTGGTTTGCTGATTTTGAGCCGTTTGAGTGGATAAATTTACGGCTTTTGCCATCTCTTTTAGGTCTTTTGCGCTTAAATTTTCGCCCTTTTTCGCGGCCGCGTCTAGCACCATAGAGAGAAATGCGCCGTCCTCTTTACCGCCTTTTTGCGAGCTTTTGCTCTGCTTTTTCACGCCGCCTTTGATGCTCGCGTCAAAGGACAAAATATCGTTTTGAGTTGTCTGCATAAAAACCCTTTAAATTTAACTTTCATGAACCTTGCAAGAAACGTTCCAAAGTAGCTTTATTATTTTTATAAGGAAAATTTGGCTAAAATCAGCCCCATTTTAATAACGGAGAAAAATTTTGGAAAAGATACGAAACATCGCCGTCATCGCTCACGTCGATCACGGCAAAACCACGATGGTTGACGAGCTCTTGAAACAATCGGGTACTTTTAACGAGCACCAAGCCGTCGGTGAACGCGTGATGGACAGCAACGACATCGAGCGCGAGCGCGGCATCACGATTCTCTCGAAAAACACTGCGATCCGCTACAAGGACACCAAAATCAACATCATCGACACCCCGGGCCACGCCGATTTTGGCGGCGAGGTGGAGCGCGTGCTAAAGATGGTCGACGGCGTTTTGCTGCTCGTAGACGCACAAGAAGGCGTAATGCCGCAGACTAAATTCGTCGTGAAAAAAGCGCTCTCGCTCGGCCTTCGCCCAATCGTCGTCGTAAATAAAATCGACAAACCCGCAGCCGATCCTGATCGCGTGATAAACGAGATTTTCGACCTTTTCGTGGCGCTTGAGGCAAACGACGAACAGCTGGAGTTCCCAGTCGTTTATGCAGCGGCTAGAAACGGCTACGCGAAGCTAAATTTGACCGACGAAAACGTAAATATGCAGCCGCTTTTCGAGACGATTTTATCTCACGTTCCGGCTCCTAGCGGCGATATAAACAACCCTTTGCAGCTTCAGGTTTTCACGCTTGATTACGACAACTATGTCGGTAAAATCGGCATCGCTCGTATCTTTAACGGCAAAATTTCTAAAAACCAAAACGTGATGCTCGCTAAAGCCGACGGCACGAAAACTACGGGCAGAATTTCAAAACTCATCGGCTTTTTGGGTCTTGAGCGCCGCGACATCGACGAGGCGCAGGTGGGCGATATCGTGGCGATAGCGGGCTTTGAGGCGCTGGACGTCGGCGATAGCGTCGTAGATCCAAACTCTCCGATACCGCTTGATCCCCTAAAAATCGAGGAACCTACGCTTAGCGTCGTGTTTAGCGTAAACGACAGTCCGCTAGCGGGTACCGAGGGTAAACACGTAACATCAAACAAACTCGACGAACGTCTAGCTAGCGAGATGAAAACCAATATCGCGATGCGCTACGAAAACATCGGCGAGGGTAAATTTAAGGTTAGCGGCCGCGGCGAGCTACAGATCACGATTTTGGCCGAAAATATGCGCCGAGAGGGCTTTGAGTTTTGCCTCGGACGTCCCGAGGTTATCGTAAAAGAGATCGAAGGCGTACGCTGCGAACCGTTTGAGCTGCTAGTGTGCGACGTGCCGGACGAGTTTAGCGGCACCGTGATCGAAAAGCTCGGACGCAGAAAGGCCGAGATGGTCTCGATGCACCCGACCGGCGACGGACAGACCAGGATCGAGTTTGAGATCCCTGCGCGCGGTCTTATCGGTTTTAGAAGCCAGTTTTTGACCGATACGAAGGGCGAGGGCATCATGAACCACAGCTTCCTTGAGTTTCGACCGCTCATCGGTAGCGTCGAGCACCGCAGTAACGGCGCTCTAGTCTCGATGGAAAACGGCGTGACGCTAGCGTATAGCCTCTGGAACTTGCAAGATCGCGGCGTCCTTTTCGTCGATCCGCAAACCAAGACCTACGTGGGCATGATCATCGGCGAGCACAGCCGTCCAAACGATCTGGACGTAAACCCGATCAAGGGCAAAAATCTCACCAACGTGCGCGCTAGCGGCTCTGACGATGCTATCAAGCTCGTGCCGCCTAGAAAGCTCAGCCTAGAGCGCGCTTTGGAGTGGATCGAGGAGGATGAGCTGGTCGAAGTCACGCCGTCAAACATACGCGTGCGTAAACGCTATCTAGATCCTACTATACGCCGCAGAATGGCAAAAACCAAAGAATAAATTTTATAAATTTAGCCTGTAAATTTGCACTTTTGCGGGCTAAATTTTGCTCTTTAAGTGTTCTCGCAATATTTTTCACTCGCTTTAAATCCGCTCAAATTTGATGTCAAATTTTAGTTTTAAATATAAGTAAAAAGTAAATTATATTACATTTTAATATAAATAGAAATAATAAATATATAAGAAATATAGTGATACAATTTCACATCAAATATTATTTTTAAGGAGCGATTGTGAAGAAAATTTTACTTTTGGCGGCGATTTGCGGCGCTGTTTTTGCGCAGCAAACCTACGAACTAAATGTACCAAATATGAACTGCGGCGGTTGCGCCAAGAAAATCGAAGATGCCGCAAAGGGCGTCAAGGGTGTCACCGCAGTGAGCTATGATCTAAAAAGCAAAGACGTAAACATCACCGCAGATAACGGCGTGAACGTGATGGATGTCGTGAACGCGATCCAAGCCAAAAAATACAAAGTCGGTATCAAAGAATGAAAAAGCTAGCTCTAGCGCTGGCGCTTTGCGCGGCGGCGTTTGCGGACAAGACTTTAGTTTACGAGATCCCAAACATGGCCTGCGTGAGCTGCTACGAGGTCATCACGCAGACGCTAAATACGCTTAACGGCGTGAAGAAATTTGAGGTAAATTTGGAAGCTAAAACGGCCGACATCGTCGTCCAGGACGACTTTGCCGAAAATACGGTCGTAGAGGCGCTCAAAAAACAGGGCTATCAGGCGATTTTAAAATCTGCTAAATAGTGTTTATCGGTCGTATCTGAGTTTAAATTTACGATGATTTTGGCTTCGGATACGGCTTTTTGAAAACGTTGCTTCACTCTAAGTGGAGTAAATTTTAGCAATAGCCTTAAAATTTTGCAAAAGAGTTTTAAGGCTCTAAAACTCTAGCCTCAAATTTTATCTCTTTTCTGAAATATTTAAAATATACGTAAATGCAAAATAGCGGGACAGAAATGTACCAAAAAAGCGACGACTAAGACATAAAAAACTGCAAACCCTATCAATCACATACTTATCACTAAAGCAAGCAGCAAGTCGTCCATCTTTAGCGCCTCCGTTGTATAAATTTAGTAAATTTTAGATGTAATTATAAAAAATCTCGTATTAAAAATCGGTTTTACGTAAAATTGCGGCGAAATTTCAAATTTTACCCGTCAAATTTGCTAAAATACCCGCAAAAATCACGCAAGGAGAGCAAATGAAATACGATTTTGATACGCCTGTAGAGCGAGGCGGGACGTATTCGTCAAAGTGGAAAACGAGTGGCGACGAGCTACCGATGTGGGTGGCGGATATGGATTTTAAGGTCGCGCCGGAGATTTTAGAGGCATTGCAAAAACGGCTGGATAACGGAGTTTTTGGATATTCGTACGTGCCGCAGGAGTGGAGCGAGGCCATCTGCTCGTGGTGGAGCAGGCGTCACGACGTCAAATTTGACCCAAGCTGGCTGATTTTTTGCACGGGCGTGATCCCGATCATCAGCTCTGCCGTGCGCAAATTTACGAGCGTGGGCGATAAAATCGTGATCCAAAGCCCCGTCTATCACGTCTTTTACCGCAGTATCGAAAACAACGGCAGGATCGCGCTTACAAACGAGCTAGCATACGACGGGCGCGGCTACGATATCGACTTTGCAGACCTCGAAGAAAAACTCGCCGACCCGCTAACGACGATGTTTATCCTTTGTAACCCGCACAATCCAGTCGGCAAAATTTGGAGCAAGGAAAAGCTAGCCAAAATCGGCGAACTATGCGCTAAACACGGCGTTTTGGTGATCTCCGACGAGATTCATTGCGACATCACGAGCCCCGGCAAAAGCTACATACCCTTTATCCGCGCGAGCGAGACTTGCAAAAACATCTCGATCACCTGCGTTTCGCCGACTAAAGCCTTTAACATCGCCGGCTTGCAAAGCTCCGCCGCTGTGGTGCCAAACCCAAAACTGCGCGCTAAAATGGCAAAAGCCATCAACGACGACGAGGTCGGCGAGGGCAACGCATTTTCTTGTATCGCGGCGATCGCGGCGTTTGAGCGAGGCGAAGCGTGGCTCGAGCAGATGCGTGAATACCTAGAGCAAAACCGCAAAATCGTAAGCGAGTTTTTGCAAAACGAACTGCCGCAGATTAGGCTTGCAGAGCAGGACGCCACGTATCTGCTATGGCTTGACTGCCGCGAAATTTGCGACGACGCGAGCGATTTTCATAAATTTTTACGCCAAAAAGCGGGTCTTTGGCTAAACGACGGCAACGCGTATAGAGGCGAGGAAAAATGCTTCTTGCGCCTCAATATCGCCACGCAAAGATCGCGCGTGCTAGAGGGGCTAAAACGCCTAAAATCAGGCGCTCTGGCCTACGCGAAAAGTAGGGAATAATATATTTACGAAAAATTGGGATAAAATTTAGACCTTTTTGGTATGATTTGCGCGTCCGACAAGAAAACCTCCTTTTTGTAACGGCGCCTCGGCTCCCCCTGCCGGGGCGTTTTTGTCTTATTCATTAAGCTTTTTTAGTTATAATCCTTCTCATAAATTTACCACGCCTAGCTCAAATTTAAGCAAATTTAGCGTTTCAGGCGAAAGGACGAAAATGCTAACTCACATAGACGAAAACAACCGCCCAAAAATGGTCGACGTAAGCGACAAGGGCGTAACTACGCGCATAGCCGTAGCAAGCGGCATCATAAAAATGTCGCGCGAAGCCTTTGACGCGATCAAAAACAACACCGGCAAAAAGGGCCCGGTTTTGCAAACCGCCGTCGTAGGCGCGATAATGGGCGCGAAAAAGACGAGCGAACTCATCCCGATGTGCCATCCGCTGCTAATC
This is a stretch of genomic DNA from Campylobacter showae CSUNSWCD. It encodes these proteins:
- the moaC gene encoding cyclic pyranopterin monophosphate synthase MoaC, whose amino-acid sequence is MLTHIDENNRPKMVDVSDKGVTTRIAVASGIIKMSREAFDAIKNNTGKKGPVLQTAVVGAIMGAKKTSELIPMCHPLLISGINCDIEELTQICAYKLTVSVKIDGKTGVEMEALTGVSVGLLTIYDMIKAIDKTMQITDIALESKSGGKSGDYVRSK
- the typA gene encoding translational GTPase TypA: MEKIRNIAVIAHVDHGKTTMVDELLKQSGTFNEHQAVGERVMDSNDIERERGITILSKNTAIRYKDTKINIIDTPGHADFGGEVERVLKMVDGVLLLVDAQEGVMPQTKFVVKKALSLGLRPIVVVNKIDKPAADPDRVINEIFDLFVALEANDEQLEFPVVYAAARNGYAKLNLTDENVNMQPLFETILSHVPAPSGDINNPLQLQVFTLDYDNYVGKIGIARIFNGKISKNQNVMLAKADGTKTTGRISKLIGFLGLERRDIDEAQVGDIVAIAGFEALDVGDSVVDPNSPIPLDPLKIEEPTLSVVFSVNDSPLAGTEGKHVTSNKLDERLASEMKTNIAMRYENIGEGKFKVSGRGELQITILAENMRREGFEFCLGRPEVIVKEIEGVRCEPFELLVCDVPDEFSGTVIEKLGRRKAEMVSMHPTGDGQTRIEFEIPARGLIGFRSQFLTDTKGEGIMNHSFLEFRPLIGSVEHRSNGALVSMENGVTLAYSLWNLQDRGVLFVDPQTKTYVGMIIGEHSRPNDLDVNPIKGKNLTNVRASGSDDAIKLVPPRKLSLERALEWIEEDELVEVTPSNIRVRKRYLDPTIRRRMAKTKE
- a CDS encoding flagellar basal body rod modification protein, producing the protein MSNGLETNNFTVNNQAAKKSADALQKAAGTNPNAQLDKDAFMKLLLTELQYQDPTSPMDTEKMLTQTSQLASLEMQENTNKMMQKLADQLKNSTNMYAVGVLGKMAKIGDSGIVKEEGSGVKFAGFLESAAKGGTINIKDGTGKLVRKLEFGQASAGANTFEWDGKDSAGNDAKAGTYSVEINYVDHAGGAKTGGVGNYLVEGVKFIDGVAQVKVGGQYVSIDKVKEFTEPSKG
- a CDS encoding flagellar hook-basal body complex protein, which translates into the protein MVRSLYNGVSGVRTQGFSMDVWANNIANINNVGFTASIPEFKSIFYQTSFAAGNNPTQDQVGLGATGMTTALSFYKQGPFMKTDNVLDMAIGGKGFFGVTNGSGTYYTRAGSFGVDKERYLVTNQGNYVLGTQNALTQVTPSQGAIEAFGRVNGRAAVTQAYTLGADTTDLDVGDIGSQGKIRLPEFLYLPTKPTSKVTFKGNLDSSFKTEPVTLPVDNATYNSSINNPSRTINLRGRVTADDTITRPRKGDLVTVTATDANGKTAEFSAPIDENGNWSISQKFERDFDLTTAPNLTAKINTTKEAANQEKFVTELLNADGTKNKLELTLTKRIPQGANGTVWDAAAIVKDASGAVVSNTNGELNFDYEGRLVSSTLSALDNNGSQIKLDFGTPVAAGQIYSGVTSTSQAKSVSIAQDGVREGILKDYYTNDSGNILAQFTNGQVRSIGKVALYHFQNEQGLAKMGDNIYSQSANSGAAFFYKDAGGKSIYGAKLASSTLEQSNVDLAQALTEVIVTQKAYDANAKSITTSNEMLQRAIELKR
- a CDS encoding heavy-metal-associated domain-containing protein encodes the protein MKKILLLAAICGAVFAQQTYELNVPNMNCGGCAKKIEDAAKGVKGVTAVSYDLKSKDVNITADNGVNVMDVVNAIQAKKYKVGIKE
- a CDS encoding MalY/PatB family protein; protein product: MKYDFDTPVERGGTYSSKWKTSGDELPMWVADMDFKVAPEILEALQKRLDNGVFGYSYVPQEWSEAICSWWSRRHDVKFDPSWLIFCTGVIPIISSAVRKFTSVGDKIVIQSPVYHVFYRSIENNGRIALTNELAYDGRGYDIDFADLEEKLADPLTTMFILCNPHNPVGKIWSKEKLAKIGELCAKHGVLVISDEIHCDITSPGKSYIPFIRASETCKNISITCVSPTKAFNIAGLQSSAAVVPNPKLRAKMAKAINDDEVGEGNAFSCIAAIAAFERGEAWLEQMREYLEQNRKIVSEFLQNELPQIRLAEQDATYLLWLDCREICDDASDFHKFLRQKAGLWLNDGNAYRGEEKCFLRLNIATQRSRVLEGLKRLKSGALAYAKSRE
- a CDS encoding flagellar hook-length control protein FliK produces the protein MQTTQNDILSFDASIKGGVKKQSKSSQKGGKEDGAFLSMVLDAAAKKGENLSAKDLKEMAKAVNLSTQTAQNQQTKAPIQSTDVKEILGEEAAENLFENATFMQLLQILEMLSGGEKISKFPNFENRLAKALSSETTLNELRGAKNLNELIEIANKLNLGLENIEVTQAQADELGEKFPNLAKKDFFEPVTPKKNFAFSELKNKVEETISASEPEPKDTLNKLLAAVQEEQNKAQPKDANAKAQDAQNLAQNSKIIKEAVKNDGEKETNLKDEKPNLKAESELNLTAAKSEKSVLGQDSKKINLQNLLFPERENAEEQILTKTQSDNGENSELNAMVKDVISNAKAQSRNFQAVRETFDNFSSNLKEQVAAYKSPFMRFNITLNPLNLGEVEITMVNRGNNLHINFNSNTQTMNLFLQNQAEFKNSLVNMGFTELEMNFSDQNQPKKEQGQKSYKGSKFSSDDAEQSEPSAPRLELVVPRYV
- a CDS encoding heavy-metal-associated domain-containing protein; amino-acid sequence: MKKLALALALCAAAFADKTLVYEIPNMACVSCYEVITQTLNTLNGVKKFEVNLEAKTADIVVQDDFAENTVVEALKKQGYQAILKSAK